In the Portunus trituberculatus isolate SZX2019 chromosome 21, ASM1759143v1, whole genome shotgun sequence genome, one interval contains:
- the LOC123507170 gene encoding uncharacterized protein LOC123507170 isoform X1, whose product MNTYILLHHLLLLMFFLVLPRLSTVPSSESCSMMEVLVLGRVGYIPGQGIYACFTRMGGAAPDLSLQYSATYTYGSAKTLATCNENISLQTSLLDGSVAYCLPPCPGMEKIYPNPISIVITGHDRVTRNIYAALMESVFIQDVTPTITQLGQGVVEVQWAARPGRTYQIQLWHYPQTPAKATQTIEEVEAIEMMKNEIGKIKESVTKIDCGSEAIEGVGELFLAGDRETEGSQQASIEGQVKGNKGLYGQMKDNDISLIRDEVMNDGKLSNKGRIVEKIEELSEKTVDGCLTEKVREIQKDVCGVMSNETLMKVKQCYHDLDIDDDVDDDDDNDNDDDDHEEDNDDFVKFMRWRKCVALHTICTKTPSASTLAPLDTSRPLICPPGLCFYYFMNVPTSGSVSVEVMDTTKDVVSSSHTPPAALRKWRSLIIDKVLLSSEDTETGLGTKTLVMEFSGALQKNTQGSSNTGTLENGGQTVIGVESVKGDYVALIVNGHDHSQVLKTVQAECDPLGRVCSVSGLQVLVDPGQGPVSNIFILLTNRHTAASSLFFLTDVHVRVHKVAPGTAIVMWDREPSVQEFIVRVVHASGETFGSVTVACSKRGSDCLATFNNLARGQYQAEVCYKRKSKVVLAFQFFMEDDIGIEYRK is encoded by the exons ATGAACACGTACATACTCCTTCACCACCTACTATTATTGATGTTCTTCCTGGTGCTGCCGCGACTTTCCACAGTCCCATCTTCTG AGTCATGCAGCATGATGGAAG TCCTGGTTCTCGGCCGAGTGGGTTACATTCCCGGTCAGGGCATCTATGCCTGCTTTACCAGGATGGGAGGGGCGGCGCCTGACTTGTCTCTTCAGTACTCAGCCACGTATACATATGGCTCTGCAAAGACACTGGCCACTTGTAACGAGAACATCAGCCTTCAAACCTCCCTACTAGATGGTTCGGTAGCCTACTGCCTCCCGCCATGTCCCGGAATGGAAAAGATATACCCAAATCCTATATCCATCGTGATCACGGGCCACGACAGAGTCACCAGAAATATTTATGCCGCGCTCATGGAATCTGTCTTTATACAAG ATGTGACTCCCACGATAACTCAGCTCGGTCAAGGCGTGGTGGAGGTGCAGTGGGCTGCGCGACCAGGAAGGACATACCAGATCCAACTTTGGCATTACCCTCAAACTCCGGCGAAGGCCACCCAGACTATAGAAGAGGTCGAAGCTattgaaatgatgaaaaatgagataggaaaaataaaagagagtgtTACAAAGATAGATTGTGGTAGTGAGGCAATAGAAGGCGTCGGGGAGTTATTTCTAGCTGGTGAtagagagacggaaggaagcCAACAAGCGTCGATTGAAGGACAAGTGAAGGGAAACAAAGGACTGTACGGGCAAATGAAAGACAACGACATatcattaataagagatgaagtaatgaatgatggaaAGTTATCAAATAAAGGCAGAATAGTGGAAAAGATCGAGGAATTATCAGAAAAAACTGTGGATGGATGTTTgacagagaaagtgagagaaatacaaaaggaCGTGTGTGGAGTGATGAGTAATGAGACTTTGATGAAGGTAAAGCAATGCTATCACGATCTTGACATAGATGATGATGTTGACGATGACGACGATAACGATAATGACGACGATGATCATGAAGAGGACAATGATGATTTTGTCAAATTCATGCGGTGGAGGAAATGCGTTGCCCTGCACACCATATGTACTAAAACTCCCTCTGCCTCCACCCTGGCACCATTGGACACCTCAAGACCACTCATCTGTCCGCCTGGCCTGTGCTTCTATTATTTCATGAATGTCCCCACTTCAGGTTCAGTCTCTGTGGAAGTCATGGATACAACGAAGGATGTGGTCTCTTCGTCCCACACTCCGCCAGCAGCCTTAAGGAAATGGCGCA GCCTGATAATTGACAAAGTGTTGTTGAGCAGTGAAGATACAGAGACAGGGCTGGGGACCAAGACACTAGTGATGGAGTTCAGCGGTGCGCTGCAGAAAAATACACAAGGAAGCAGCAACACAGGGACGCTGGAGAACGGGGGACAGACTGTAATAGGAGTGGAGAGTGTTAAAGGAGATTACGTAGCTCTGATAGTAAACGGCCACGACCAcagccaggttctcaagactgtacAGGCAGAGTGTGATCcgctggg GAGGGTGTGTTCAGTAAGCGGTCTACAAGTCCTGGTAGACCCTGGACAAGGGCCGGTCTCTAACATCTTTATTCTCCTCACCAACCGCCACACAGCCGCCTCCAGCCTCTTCTTTCTTACCG ATGTGCATGTGAGAGTTCACAAGGTGGCGCCAGGCACGGCAATTGTGATGTGGGATAGGGAACCCAGCGTGCAAGAATTCATCGTTCGCGTAGTTCATGCCAGTGGTGAGACATTTGGGAGTGTCACCGTTGCCTGCAGCAAGAGAG GGAGTGACTGCCTGGCAACCTTCAACAACCTGGCGAGAGGACAATACCAAGCTGAGGTGTGCTACAAAAGGAAGTCTAAGGTGGTTTTAGCCTTTCAGTTTTTCATGGAAGATGACATCGGCATTGAGTATAGGAAGTAA
- the LOC123507170 gene encoding uncharacterized protein LOC123507170 isoform X2 has product MNTYILLHHLLLLMFFLVLPRLSTVPSSVLVLGRVGYIPGQGIYACFTRMGGAAPDLSLQYSATYTYGSAKTLATCNENISLQTSLLDGSVAYCLPPCPGMEKIYPNPISIVITGHDRVTRNIYAALMESVFIQDVTPTITQLGQGVVEVQWAARPGRTYQIQLWHYPQTPAKATQTIEEVEAIEMMKNEIGKIKESVTKIDCGSEAIEGVGELFLAGDRETEGSQQASIEGQVKGNKGLYGQMKDNDISLIRDEVMNDGKLSNKGRIVEKIEELSEKTVDGCLTEKVREIQKDVCGVMSNETLMKVKQCYHDLDIDDDVDDDDDNDNDDDDHEEDNDDFVKFMRWRKCVALHTICTKTPSASTLAPLDTSRPLICPPGLCFYYFMNVPTSGSVSVEVMDTTKDVVSSSHTPPAALRKWRSLIIDKVLLSSEDTETGLGTKTLVMEFSGALQKNTQGSSNTGTLENGGQTVIGVESVKGDYVALIVNGHDHSQVLKTVQAECDPLGRVCSVSGLQVLVDPGQGPVSNIFILLTNRHTAASSLFFLTDVHVRVHKVAPGTAIVMWDREPSVQEFIVRVVHASGETFGSVTVACSKRGSDCLATFNNLARGQYQAEVCYKRKSKVVLAFQFFMEDDIGIEYRK; this is encoded by the exons ATGAACACGTACATACTCCTTCACCACCTACTATTATTGATGTTCTTCCTGGTGCTGCCGCGACTTTCCACAGTCCCATCTTCTG TCCTGGTTCTCGGCCGAGTGGGTTACATTCCCGGTCAGGGCATCTATGCCTGCTTTACCAGGATGGGAGGGGCGGCGCCTGACTTGTCTCTTCAGTACTCAGCCACGTATACATATGGCTCTGCAAAGACACTGGCCACTTGTAACGAGAACATCAGCCTTCAAACCTCCCTACTAGATGGTTCGGTAGCCTACTGCCTCCCGCCATGTCCCGGAATGGAAAAGATATACCCAAATCCTATATCCATCGTGATCACGGGCCACGACAGAGTCACCAGAAATATTTATGCCGCGCTCATGGAATCTGTCTTTATACAAG ATGTGACTCCCACGATAACTCAGCTCGGTCAAGGCGTGGTGGAGGTGCAGTGGGCTGCGCGACCAGGAAGGACATACCAGATCCAACTTTGGCATTACCCTCAAACTCCGGCGAAGGCCACCCAGACTATAGAAGAGGTCGAAGCTattgaaatgatgaaaaatgagataggaaaaataaaagagagtgtTACAAAGATAGATTGTGGTAGTGAGGCAATAGAAGGCGTCGGGGAGTTATTTCTAGCTGGTGAtagagagacggaaggaagcCAACAAGCGTCGATTGAAGGACAAGTGAAGGGAAACAAAGGACTGTACGGGCAAATGAAAGACAACGACATatcattaataagagatgaagtaatgaatgatggaaAGTTATCAAATAAAGGCAGAATAGTGGAAAAGATCGAGGAATTATCAGAAAAAACTGTGGATGGATGTTTgacagagaaagtgagagaaatacaaaaggaCGTGTGTGGAGTGATGAGTAATGAGACTTTGATGAAGGTAAAGCAATGCTATCACGATCTTGACATAGATGATGATGTTGACGATGACGACGATAACGATAATGACGACGATGATCATGAAGAGGACAATGATGATTTTGTCAAATTCATGCGGTGGAGGAAATGCGTTGCCCTGCACACCATATGTACTAAAACTCCCTCTGCCTCCACCCTGGCACCATTGGACACCTCAAGACCACTCATCTGTCCGCCTGGCCTGTGCTTCTATTATTTCATGAATGTCCCCACTTCAGGTTCAGTCTCTGTGGAAGTCATGGATACAACGAAGGATGTGGTCTCTTCGTCCCACACTCCGCCAGCAGCCTTAAGGAAATGGCGCA GCCTGATAATTGACAAAGTGTTGTTGAGCAGTGAAGATACAGAGACAGGGCTGGGGACCAAGACACTAGTGATGGAGTTCAGCGGTGCGCTGCAGAAAAATACACAAGGAAGCAGCAACACAGGGACGCTGGAGAACGGGGGACAGACTGTAATAGGAGTGGAGAGTGTTAAAGGAGATTACGTAGCTCTGATAGTAAACGGCCACGACCAcagccaggttctcaagactgtacAGGCAGAGTGTGATCcgctggg GAGGGTGTGTTCAGTAAGCGGTCTACAAGTCCTGGTAGACCCTGGACAAGGGCCGGTCTCTAACATCTTTATTCTCCTCACCAACCGCCACACAGCCGCCTCCAGCCTCTTCTTTCTTACCG ATGTGCATGTGAGAGTTCACAAGGTGGCGCCAGGCACGGCAATTGTGATGTGGGATAGGGAACCCAGCGTGCAAGAATTCATCGTTCGCGTAGTTCATGCCAGTGGTGAGACATTTGGGAGTGTCACCGTTGCCTGCAGCAAGAGAG GGAGTGACTGCCTGGCAACCTTCAACAACCTGGCGAGAGGACAATACCAAGCTGAGGTGTGCTACAAAAGGAAGTCTAAGGTGGTTTTAGCCTTTCAGTTTTTCATGGAAGATGACATCGGCATTGAGTATAGGAAGTAA